A single Opisthocomus hoazin isolate bOpiHoa1 chromosome 1, bOpiHoa1.hap1, whole genome shotgun sequence DNA region contains:
- the RABL3 gene encoding rab-like protein 3 — translation MAALDRVKVLVLGDSGVGKSSLVHLLCQNQVLGNPSWTVGCSVDVRIHDYKEGTPEEKTYYIELWDVGGSVGSATSVKSTRAVFYNLLNGIILVHDLTNKKSSQNLYRWSLEALNRDVAPTGVLVTNGDYDREQFADNQIPLLVIGTKLDQIPETKRNEVLTRTAFLAEDFNAEEINLDCTNPRYLAAGSSNAVKLSRFFDKVIEKRYFLRDGNQIPGFSERKRFGGGTLKSLHYD, via the exons ATGGCGGCCTTGGACAGGGTCAAGGTGCTGGTGCTGGGCGATTCCG GTGTCGGAAAGTCTTCGCTCGTTCACCTCCTGTGCCAAAACCAGGTGCTGGGGAACCCGTCCTGGACGGTGGGCTGCTCGGTGGACGTTCGA ATCCATGACTACAAAGAAGGGACTCCAGAAGAGAAGACCTACTACATTGAGCTGTGGGATGTTGGCGGTTCAGTGGGTAGTGCCACTAGTGTGAAAAGCACACGAGCAGTGTTTTATAACTTGCTGAATG GGATAATTTTAGTGCATGACTTAACCAACAAGAAATCATCTCAGAATTTGTATCGCTGGTCTTTGGAAGCACTCAACAGAGATGTCGCTCCAACAGGAGTTCTTGTGACAAATGG TGACTATGACCGTGAACAGTTTGCTGATAATCAGATTCCACTGCTGGTAATAGGAACTAAGCTGGATCAGATACCAGAAACTAAGCGGAATGAAGTTTTGACCAGAACAGCTTTCTTGGCTGAGGATTTCAATGCTGAAGAGATAAATTTG GACTGCACCAATCCTCGTTACCTGGCTGCAGGTTCATCCAATGCTGTCAAGCTAAGCAGGTTTTTTGATAAG GTCATAGAGAAGAGATACTTCTTAAGAGATGGCAATCAG